The Aliiroseovarius sediminilitoris region CGGCGCAGTTGCCATAAGAATGAATCGGACTATGGCCGCCTGATCTCGGCCATTCGTCTTTAGAAACCGTTGGGCATCAGGGTGCCGCACCCAGTCGGGCTTCCAGCACATCAAATGGCACACCGGGCTCGTCCTTCGCCCCACGAATGACCAACGAGGTTTTGACCGACGCCACGTTGTCGGCCGCTGTCAACTCTTCGGTCAGGAAGGTCTGAAACGTGGACAAATCCGGTGCCACGCATTTCAGAACGAAATCCACTTCGCCATTCAGCATATGACATTCGCGAACCAGCGACCAACCCCGGCACTGGTTTTCGAACGCAGACAAATCTGCCTCGGCCTGACTGACAAGGCCGACCATGGCGAACACCTGCACTTCGAAACCAAGCGCGCGTGCATCAACATCGGCGTGATAGCCACGGATAAGCCCCTGTTCTTCCAGCGTTCTGACCCGCCGCAAACAGGGGGGGGCAGAAATGCCCACCCGCTTGGCCAGTTCGACATTCGTCATGCGACCATCTGCCTGAAGCTCGGCAAGAATCATGCGATCAATCGGATCAAGTTTGCTTACGGTCATTGATGAACCTTCTCGGGTGGGTCCACTGATCCCGGCAGAACCAGAGTTTTCGTTGGAAATTGCGCAGAGATTACTCGCCAACGTCTGAATGCGCAACAATCTTTCGCGCATGCGCAACATAATTTCTGCGTGAACAGACAATGATACGCCGCGTTGTCTTTCCTTCCAAAGCGCGCACGGGCTTTCCACCAGCCGCCGGTCGCCTTATATGCGTTGGAAACCCAGAAGGCTCAAGGAAATCCGCATGTCCGAAACACGTAACACAAAAGTCCTTATCATTGGCTCCGGCCCGGCTGGCTATACCGCTGCCGTTTACGCGTCCCGCGCGATGCTGGAACCAATCCTTGTGCAGGGCATGGAACCCGGTGGTCAGTTAACCACGACCACCGAGGTCGAGAACTGGCCGGGCGAAACCGAAATCCAGGGGCCCGATCTGATGGTCAATATGGAAGCGCACGCCAAAGCGGTGGGCACCGAGGTCATTGGCGACTTGATCACCGATCTGGACCTGTCAGAACGCCCCTTCACAGCCACCGGTGACAGCGGCACGATCTACAAGGCTGATGCGGTTATTCTGGCTACCGGCGCGCGTGCCAAATGGTTGGGACTGGACAGCGAAGAGAAATTCAAAGGCTTCGGCGTGTCGGCTTGCGCCACATGTGATGGTTTTTTCTATCGCGGACAGGAGATTGTCGTGATCGGCGGCGGCAACACCGCTGTTGAGGAAGCGCTGTTCCTGACCAACTTCGCGTCCAAAGTGACGCTGGTTCACCGCCGCGACGAGCTGCGCGCCGAGAAAATCCTGATCAATCGCCTTATGAAGAACGAAAAGATCGTGCCCCTGTGGGATCACACGTTGGAAGAGGTCGTGGGCGATGAAAACCCGCTGGGCGTCACCGGGGTGCGGGTCAAACACGTCAAAACGGGCGAGATCACAGAAATCCCGGCCAAGGGCGTCTTCATCGCCATCGGCCACGCGCCCGCGAACGAGTTGGTGAAGGACGTCCTGGAAACCCATATGGGTGGCTATGTGGTGACGAAACCGGATTCGACCGCGACCTCGATCCCCGGCGTTTTTGCAGCAGGCGATCTGACAGATTATAAATATCGTCAGGCTGTGACCTCCGCCGGTATGGGCTGCATGGCCGCGCTTGAGGCCGAACACTTTCTTGCCGAACAAGAATGATACCCTACACCGGCAATGCCTATCGTCTGGTCTTCACTGATCAGGATGCGACATTGCCGGCGCAGGCCCCCGAAGGGCGCTTTCACCATTCTGGTTAATGGGCCATCTATACCTCCCTTTCTGTTGAAGGATGCGGCGTCGCGATCGAACGCTATCTGACTCCCGATGACGCACCGCGCCACATTGTGCCGCTTGACGTCACACTTGACCGTGTTGCGGACATTCGCGGGCAGTCAGCAGCCTCGGCGGTTTGGCAAGACAAACGGGCCGCCGGTCATCCTGCGCCGACATGGGCATTTTCAGATCACGCCCGCGCAGATGGTGCGCAAGCATTGATGTATTCCTCGCGTTCGCGCCCGGAACTGACCCATCTGGTCTTGTTCGACACCCGCCCGGCATTGGTGCGAATTGCGGGATCGCCAATTCCATTCCCCTGATCGTTTACGATCCTGCGCAGCGGCCGTTGCCCATGGGCCACGGTCGGCGATATCACGTGCATTCACGAGTTTCCGCTTTGCCTTTGCTGCAAACCATGCAATGCGTTCACGCGTGAACACTCTTTGAGTCGCAGGCCATGACGTCGCACCTGACAAAAACCAACTCCGCCGAGGAAGATCAGATCTTCCGCCTTCTGCGCCAGCTTGATCTGGCGCCAGAGGCGTCGCAGCGCGCGACGGCGGCGGCAATTGGTATCTCTCTCGGTCGTCTGAACGCCCTGCTGCGGTCCGCGGTAGGCCGCAGATTGATCCAGATCGGTGAACGCACCGGGCCGGACAAACGCCAACGCTTCGCCTATGCCATCACTGCACAAGGTGCGGCCGAGATGGTGCGGCTTCGAGATCAGTTCCTTGCTCGTAAATTCGCTGAATACGACGCGCTGCACGCCGAACTGACCGGTTCTGCAAGCGGCCTCTCGCCCATAAAACACAGGACACATCCAATGCAGAACAACCTATCGCCCATCCCCGAGCTTTATGTTTCGTATGAAAGCGCGCAGAAGCTGAAAGTCGAAGCTGGCAATCTGATCAGCCACGATCTGTCGCCACGCCAGACCTGTGATCTGGAGCTATTGATGAACGGCGGGTTCAACCCGCTGAAAGGATTTCTGACCGAAGACGATTACAACGGCG contains the following coding sequences:
- a CDS encoding Lrp/AsnC family transcriptional regulator, coding for MTVSKLDPIDRMILAELQADGRMTNVELAKRVGISAPPCLRRVRTLEEQGLIRGYHADVDARALGFEVQVFAMVGLVSQAEADLSAFENQCRGWSLVRECHMLNGEVDFVLKCVAPDLSTFQTFLTEELTAADNVASVKTSLVIRGAKDEPGVPFDVLEARLGAAP
- the trxB gene encoding thioredoxin-disulfide reductase is translated as MSETRNTKVLIIGSGPAGYTAAVYASRAMLEPILVQGMEPGGQLTTTTEVENWPGETEIQGPDLMVNMEAHAKAVGTEVIGDLITDLDLSERPFTATGDSGTIYKADAVILATGARAKWLGLDSEEKFKGFGVSACATCDGFFYRGQEIVVIGGGNTAVEEALFLTNFASKVTLVHRRDELRAEKILINRLMKNEKIVPLWDHTLEEVVGDENPLGVTGVRVKHVKTGEITEIPAKGVFIAIGHAPANELVKDVLETHMGGYVVTKPDSTATSIPGVFAAGDLTDYKYRQAVTSAGMGCMAALEAEHFLAEQE
- a CDS encoding RES family NAD+ phosphorylase, translated to MTPDDAPRHIVPLDVTLDRVADIRGQSAASAVWQDKRAAGHPAPTWAFSDHARADGAQALMYSSRSRPELTHLVLFDTRPALVRIAGSPIPFP